In Erigeron canadensis isolate Cc75 chromosome 1, C_canadensis_v1, whole genome shotgun sequence, a single window of DNA contains:
- the LOC122584863 gene encoding uncharacterized protein LOC122584863, which produces MELLYWLAYDRNPVDDTGSGRDYRELIMSFDLTSEEFTEIYLPGDKDYYYGVFISKLKESLVVLDSNVVDEKLVCDVWKMEHGISKTFTKLYTISMPEPSIELDRVFGFRNSGEPIVAGYIDSEGCFELDSEERSQQIAIFVYEPD; this is translated from the coding sequence ATGGAGTTATTATATTGGCTTGCTTATGATAGGAATCCTGTCGATGATACAGGTAGTGGACGTGATTACCGTGAGCTCATTATGTCATTTGATCTGACTAGTGAAGAATTTACAGAAATATACCTCCCTGGTGATAAAGATTACTATTATGGTGTGTTTATATCTAAGCTAAAGGAGTCGCTTGTTGTGCTTGACTCCAATGTGGTAGATGAGAAACTAGTTTGCGATGTTTGGAAGATGGAGCATGGTATTTCAAAAACGTTTACAAAGCTATACACCATTAGCATGCCGGAGCCATCCATAGAATTAGATAGGGTATTTGGGTTTAGGAACAGCGGTGAGCCTATTGTTGCAGGGTATATTGATTCTGAAGGTTGTTTTGAACTTGATTCTGAAGAGCGTTCTCAACAAATTGCAATTTTTGTCTATGAACCCGAttaa
- the LOC122602678 gene encoding uncharacterized protein LOC122602678, whose amino-acid sequence MIRMDTHATTAILHYVQSVWPFSRIRYDDLKVSDSLVKGLDLPDETKRFVFAIKEPESQAVIYILCAQNLSERSAVDAERLIRCVRPDAVVGQVNEFEFNFGDGLALGDNGGVDCTVPTSSFGVLKRCFLHKICKDKYEDVAGSLVLKEIFGVGFNGHFLSAKKAAEEVGSSFLLLESSNVNIESKGSPSSEVELGNGFQGFSVQPNNLLPQNVSSNVPSGASRYLISDDYMRAQMLKSLRSYMVQVSSNVNTGPVNVEPKEDYEVPQYARAIYPLLEDLYVIFHEIPSMGRALANAQKMFHDVSKGDNIDTHILSEVYAFRIAVEGLRIVLNSAGRMPISKTGNRQSSTVEFSDLPNEEKSHALLANVLRSQTNNFKSIVAVLDASTLAGIRKHWNTVVPPNMKDIVEEMVAESTKDGITTNHRDKKRRLTDKPVVAVGAGATAVLGVSSLSKAVPASTFMKVVTFKVPVSLKLMMTQTQKLVSISLTKILGPAKVVAPGMFNSGVHSASSLKAAASAEKIRAIVHSVIASAEKTSLSAMRGAFYEIMWKRRRVRPIGVLPWATFGCSVATCSSLLVYGDGIECVVESIPSAPSIASLGRGIKSLQQTSVVVSQMESSRIQKTIDSLVNRFKKWKTSP is encoded by the coding sequence ATGATAAGAATGGATACTCATGCTACTACAGCAATATTACATTATGTTCAAAGTGTATGGCCTTTTTCGAGAATTCGATATGATGATTTGAAAGTTTCTGATTCTTTAGTTAAGGGTTTGGATTTACCCGATGAGACCAAACGGTTTGTTTTTGCGATTAAGGAACCCGAATCACAGGCTGTTATTTATATACTATGTGCCCAGAATTTGTCTGAGAGATCGGCAGTTGATGCCGAACGTCTTATTAGATGTGTTAGGCCGGATGCCGTTGTGGGTCAGGTGAATGAGTTTGAGTTTAACTTTGGCGATGGTTTAGCGTTGGGTGATAATGGTGGTGTTGATTGTACGGTTCCCACTTCTTCGTTTGGTGTACTTAAGAGATGTTTTTTGCATAAGATTTGTAAAGATAAGTATGAGGATGTGGCTGGGAGTTTGGTTTTGAAAGAGATTTTTGGTGTTGGTTTTAATGGGCATTTTTTGTCTGCAAAAAAGGCAGCCGAAGAAGTTGGTTCTTCGTTTTTGTTGCTTGAATCGTCTAATGTGAATATAGAAAGTAAGGGTAGTCCCTCGAGTGAGGTTGAATTAGGTAACGGTTTTCAAGGTTTTAGTGTACAGCCTAATAATTTACTGCCACAAAACGTGAGCTCTAATGTTCCGTCAGGGGCAAGTAGATATCTTATTTCAGATGATTATATGCGTGCTCAGATGTTGAAATCTTTACGCTCTTATATGGTTCAAGTAAGTTCTAATGTGAATACGGGTCCAGTGAATGTTGAACCAAAAGAGGATTATGAGGTCCCACAGTATGCTCGTGCTATTTATCCTTTGCTTGAAGATCTGTATGTCATATTTCATGAAATACCATCCATGGGAAGGGCTTTAGCTAACGCACAAAAGATGTTTCATGATGTTAGCAAGGGAGACAACATTGATACTCATATACTCTCAGAAGTATATGCATTTCGAATAGCGGTTGAGGGGTTAAGGATTGTTCTTAATAGTGCTGGTCGGATGCCTATTAGCAAAACAGGAAACCGTCAATCATCTACTGTAGAATTCTCTGATCTGCCTAACGAAGAGAAATCACATGCTCTTCTTGCAAATGTACTTCGTAGTCAAACAAATAACTTTAAGTCAATAGTTGCAGTGTTAGATGCTAGTACTTTAGCCGGTATAAGGAAACACTGGAACACTGTAGTTCCTCCGAATATGAAGGATATAGTTGAAGAAATGGTTGCTGAGTCGACAAAAGATGGTATAACTACCAATCACCGTGACAAAAAACGAAGGTTGACAGATAAACCAGTGGTGGCAGTGGGGGCGGGAGCAACAGCAGTATTAGGAGTTTCCTCTCTTTCAAAAGCTGTTCCAGCATCAACTTTTATGAAAGTTGTTACCTTCAAAGTTCCTGTATCTTTGAAACTGATGATGACACAAACCCAAAAACTCGTTTCTATATCACTTACCAAGATTCTTGGTCCAGCAAAAGTCGTAGCACCGGGTATGTTCAATTCTGGAGTACATTCTGCATCTTCCTTGAAAGCAGCCGCATCTGCAGAGAAGATAAGAGCTATTGTTCATAGTGTCATTGCATCTGCTGAGAAAACAAGTCTTTCAGCAATGAGAGGAGCTTTCTATGAAATAATGTGGAAACGTCGCCGGGTTAGGCCAATTGGGGTTCTTCCATGGGCTACATTTGGATGCAGTGTGGCTACTTGCTCAAGCCTGCTTGTTTATGGTGATGGTATTGAATGCGTAGTTGAATCGATTCCTTCAGCACCTTCAATTGCGAGTCTGGGTCGAGGGATTAAAAGTTTACAGCAAACATCAGTAGTTGTTTCACAAATGGAAAGCTCGAGGATACAAAAGACTATCGACTCGCTTGTCAACAGGTTCAAGAAATGGAAAACTTCCCCATGA
- the LOC122584834 gene encoding uncharacterized protein LOC122584834 — MEVEKASSKGGFLQLFDWNVKSRKKLFSNKPESSIQGKENLHNMALSRMQQMKKLHESIDDGPSLTGSDWASSSMSNDDASGTKAPGVVARLMGLDSLPTLDATSNPGFTSFTDSHSFRHSHITNDFEDEHDSMDYGMRNKLDGFSRNPVQDRLRKLQNRPIERFQSEVLPPRSAKSVPITHHRMLSPIKSPGFILSRNAAYIMEEASRIIGQSPQSNLNGSRSSSIPLRIRDLKDKMEAAQRSSSSEAQQQRPKTYSPVKSQQPRDKRQCRSEIVILKHGVAGSLKNKNKSISPATPVKMNVQKAEGTTSRNSRNAMNQKDDGVKSVQLDNRQRNTPKKVPNRSTTGRISSQVLTHNNQKQNCASYKDRTNLKPRVPYQHDRKTTSTNDSCRDVKTSKKTVEKSVVGARKAQLATTSGTGKESFSTTKKFSGKKRPTEGDNIFDRATTNNVLIQEKERSVKCNITIDGSSNWEPVDRKNGMDVVSFTFTSPIKKPVSESESSSGQSGAKSRGVCLKFQDDVDTGDSQFPSFGTPVIDSDALSVLLEQKLRELSSLVQTTECDIVKGSSTLSSASEMPGSLMQKDKSVIQHDSDVSSLIEHTPLKVNMEWQGVQVTECETSSENYESGMKHQYQNPCTSPSLEPSLSDDSCVTSNSLITLTSDGNKQYMSARNMELFAEEIELQDSATSFPSTIFNFTSMARWSSQWQLEYIREVLNYAVDDFAFSQTQKVINVNLFDQLESQNKYMGPFMKLQRKALFDCVSLCLEARYERAFSGSYEEWAKWSMMFKKKNLLAAEIEMEIRSWTNMEDLDVDEVVEKDMSSGNGKWLDFKVEALEEGVVIETDILTLLMDEIVADFLSC, encoded by the exons atggaGGTTGAGAAGGCAAGTTCAAAAGGAGGATTTCTTCAGTTGTTTGATTGGAATGTCAAATCTCGAAAGAAACTCTTTTCGAATAAACCAG AAAGTTCGATTCAAGGAAAAGAGAATTTACATAATATGGCTTTATCTAGGATGCAACAG ATGAAGAAGTTACACGAGAGTATCGATGATGGTCCAAGTCTGACGGGAAGTGATTGGGCATCTTCGTCTATGAGTAACGATGATGCAAGTGGAACCAAAGCACCTGGGGTCGTTGCTAGACTTATGGGATTAGATTCTTTGCCAACTTTAGATGCCACTTCTAATCCCGGGTTTACTTCGTTTACTGACTCTCATTCTTTTAGGCATTCGCATATTACAAACGATTTTGAAGACGAACATGATTCTATGGACTATGGTATGCGAAATAAGCTCGATGGTTTTTCGAGGAACCCAGTACAAGATAGATTGCGGAAGCTGCAAAATCGACCAATTGAGAGATTCCAGTCTGAAGTATTACCTCCTAGATCGGCTAAATCTGTACCTATTACCCACCACAGAATGTTATCTCCTATTAAGAGTCCAGGGTTTATACTGTCCCGAAATGCAGCATATATAATGGAAGAAGCTTCAAGGATAATCGGGCAGAGTCCCCAGTCAAATCTTAATGGAAGTAGGAGTTCTTCAATCCCCCTTAGAATCCGGGATCTAAAAGATAAGATGGAAGCTGCACAgagatcatcatcatctgaagCACAACAACAAAGACCCAAAACGTATAGCCCTGTCAAATCTCAGCAGCCTCGTGACAAGCGTCAATGTCGCTCTGAGATTGTGATTCTAAAGCATGGCGTTGCAGGAAGTTTGAAGAACAAGAATAAATCTATTTCACCTGCTACTCCAGTGAAAATGAATGTTCAAAAAGCAGAGGGAACCACTTCAAGAAACAGTAGGAATGCCATGAATCAGAAAGATGATGGAGTCAAGTCTGTCCAACTGGATAATAGACAAAGAAATACTCCCAAAAAGGTGCCGAATAGATCAACAACAGGAAGGATCTCCTCTCAGGTGCTCACCCACAACAATCAGAAACAAAACTGTGCATCGTATAAGGACCGCACAAATTTGAAACCTAGAGTTCCATACCAACATGACAGGAAAACAACTTCCACAAATGATTCCTGTAGGGATGTCAAGACATCCAAGAAGACTGTTGAAAAATCGGTGGTTGGGGCCAGAAAGGCTCAGTTAGCGACGACATCTGGAACGGGAAAAGAATCATTTTCTACAACAAAGAAATTTTCTGGAAAGAAAAGGCCAACAGAAGGAGATAATATCTTCGATCGGGCTACTACTAATAATGTACTAATCCAGGAAAAAGAAAGATCTGTGAAGTGTAATATAACAATAGATGGATCTTCCAATTGGGAGCCTGTAGACAGGAAAAATGGCATGGATGTTGTCTCTTTTACCTTCACGTCCCCTATCAAGAAACCAGTGTCTGAATCTGAGTCTTCTTCTGGTCAGTCAGGAGCTAAGAGTCGAggtgtttgtcttaagtttcAGGATGATGTTGATACAGGGGATTCACAGTTCCCTTCGTTTGGGACACCTGTTATTGACAGTGATGCTTTGAGTGTTCTTTTGGAACAGAAACTAAGGGAACTATCTTCTTTAGTTCAGACGACAGAGTGTGACATTGTCAAAGGAAGTTCTACTCTAAGTTCTGCTTCTGAAATGCCAGGTTCCCTTATGCAGAAGGACAAGAGTGTCATACAACATGATTCGGATGTCTCCTCTTTGATTGAACATACACCGCTTAAAGTCAATATGGAGTGGCAG GGTGTTCAAGTGACAGAATGTGAAACCAGCAGTGAAAACTATGAAAGTGGAATGAAACATCAGTACCAGAATCCTTGTACAAGCCCAAGTCTAGAACCCTCTTTATCAGATGATAGTTGTGTCACATCGAACAGCCTAATAACCCTAACCAGTGACG GGAACAAACAATATATGTCCGCAAGAAACATGGAACTTTTTGCAGAAGAGATAGAACTGCAAGATTCTGCCACCTCTTTTCCCAGCACCATATTTAATTTCACATCCATGGCAAGATGGTCATCACAATGGCAGTTGGAGTACATCAGAGAAGTGCTTAACTATGCCGTAGATGATTTTGCTTTTAGCCAAACCCAAAAGGTCATAAATGTTAATTTATTTGATCAACTTGAGAGTCAAAATAAATACATGGGCCCATTCATGAAACTACAAAGGAAGGCTTTATTTGATTGCGTGAGCCTGTGTTTGGAAGCTAGATATGAACGTGCCTTCAGTGGAAGCTACGAAGAATGGGCAAAATGGTCGAtgatgttcaaaaaaaagaatttattgGCAGCTGAAATAGAGATGGAGATACGTAGTTGGACAAACATGGAAGATTTGGATGTAGATGAGGTTGTGGAAAAGGATATGAGTAGCGGGAATGGGAAATGGTTGGATTTTAAAGTTGAAGCTTTAGAAGAAGGCGTTGTGATTGAAACCGATATCTTGACATTATTGATGGATGAAATAGTAGCTGATTTTTTATCTTGTTAA
- the LOC122582261 gene encoding INO80 complex subunit D-like encodes MNSSHENPNNPPDGTNFASGIKPSPEDMYLSNSGQLQRKQVLRRRSHNMKQLSKCYRDHYWGLMEEVRVKYREYLWKFGISPFLQEIPKEIEKKNEEEKINNNNNNNVIIVDNNNNKGIVSDDVSVKCAFNGCKSKAMTLTKFCHVHILSDPKQQLYKPCQFFDKSSHGVLSPCLKPVLRSMVPCLCSMHFMKAQQHVFRALRKAGLNVTSTNRFAPKFHVIVTEYVREIQDRRKNNLSANKKKVVPKLEIDN; translated from the exons ATGAATTCCTCTCATGAAAACCCTAACAATCCCCCTGACGGTACCAATTTCGCCTCCGGAATCAAACCGTCGCCGGAAGACATGTACTTGTCGAATTCCGGTCAGTTACAACGGAAGCAGGTTCTCCGACGCCGGTCACACAACATGAAACAATTGTCAAAATGTTACCGTGATCATTATTGGGGGTTAATGGAGGAAGTTAGGGTTAAATATAGAGAGTATTTGTGGAAATTTGGAATCAGTCCATTTTTACAGGAAATTCCTAAagaaattgagaaaaaaaatgaagaagaaaaaattaataataataataataataatgttattattgttgataataataataataaaggaatAGTGAGTGATGATGTGAGTGTGAAATGTGCTTTTAATGGGTGTAAGTCGAAAGCGATGACATTGACTAAGTTTTGTCACGTTCATATCTTATCCGACCCCAAGCAACAGTTGTATAAGCCTTGCCAGTTTTTCGACAAGAG CTCGCATGGAGTACTTTCACCATGTTTAAAGCCAGTACTACGCTCAATGGTGCCTTGTCTCTGTAGCATGCACTTTATGAAAGCCCAGCAACATGTCTTTCGTGCATTGAGGAAAGCTGGTCTAAATGTTACTTCTACAAACAGGTTTGCTCCAAAGTTCCATGTCATTGTGACGGAATATGTTCGAGAAATTCAGGACAGGAGGAAGAATAATCTGAGTGCAAACAAGAAAAAGGTTGTGCCTAAACTTGAAATTGATAACTGA
- the LOC122585024 gene encoding probable glutathione peroxidase 2, giving the protein MASKIAINLTSFLLVGLAFFLFYRPPSSSSSFSYFITSKMAQETPKSVYDFTVKDIRGNDVSLSSYKGKVLLIVNVASKCGLTESNYKELNVLYQKYKDQDFEILAFPCNQFLGQEPGTNEEIQETVCTRFKAEFPIFDKVDVNGNNAAPLYKFLKSEKGGFLVNGIKWNFTKFLVNKEGKVMERYGPRTPPLEFEKDIQNLLSSSSS; this is encoded by the exons ATGGCGTCTAAAATAGCTATAAATTTGACATCTTTCTTACTTGTTGGTCTCGCCTTTTTCTTGTTTTACAGACCCCCTTCTTCATCTTcctctttttcttattttatcaCTTCAAAAATGGCTCAAGAAACACCAAAATCTGTATATGATTTCACCGTTAAG GATATTCGTGGAAATGATGTGTCACTGAGCTCTTACAAGGGGAAGGTTCTTTTGATTGTCAATGTTGCATCAAAATG TGGTTTGACTGAGTCGAACTACAAAGAATTGAATGTGTTGTACCAAAAGTACAAAGATCAAG ACTTTGAAATCTTGGCATTTCCTTGCAATCAGTTTCTTGGGCAAGAGCCAGGAACAAATGAAGAAATTCAGGAAACGGTATGCACAAGGTTCAAAGCCGAGTTTCCGATATTTGACAAG GTTGATGTAAACGGAAATAATGCAGCACCCCTCTACAAGTTTTTAAAATCGGAGAAAGGTGGTTTCTTGGTTAATGGCATCAAGTGGAACTTCACCAAATTCTTGGTGAACAAAGAAGGAAAAGTTATGGAAAGATATGGTCCTCGAACCCCACCTCTTGAATTCGAG AAAGATATTCAAAATCTGTTGAGTTCATCATCTTCTTGA